A genome region from Alicyclobacillus acidocaldarius subsp. acidocaldarius DSM 446 includes the following:
- the murB gene encoding UDP-N-acetylmuramate dehydrogenase, translated as MHDDPFVKILMEQGVKVIRGEPMKRHTTWRIGGPADYFVEPDSVDALRASVCAARDHGLPITVIGRGSNTLVLDGGIRGLVIKLHDAFASCEVREDECAVYAMAGRSYVALANLAIRHGLSGLEFATGIPGSVGGAVMMNAGAYGRETCEVLAWAEVMDETGAIARLSNEDLRFGYRYSVLKDRFGIVTWAKFQLKPGDRDEMRRVVREWSQRRIATQPLSFPNCGSVFRNPEGTHAARLIEEAGLKGLRRGQAMISDKHANFIINLGNASASDVLWLIRHAQSVVRERFGIALETEVRVLGEPLLGGADDGIAAD; from the coding sequence ATGCATGACGATCCGTTTGTGAAAATCCTGATGGAGCAAGGGGTGAAGGTGATCCGGGGCGAACCGATGAAGCGGCACACGACGTGGCGGATTGGCGGACCTGCCGATTACTTTGTCGAGCCGGACTCGGTGGACGCCCTGCGCGCGAGCGTTTGCGCCGCGCGAGACCATGGCCTACCTATCACCGTCATCGGCCGCGGTTCCAACACCCTCGTGTTGGACGGCGGCATTCGCGGCCTCGTGATCAAGCTGCACGACGCCTTCGCTTCGTGCGAGGTGAGGGAGGACGAGTGCGCTGTCTACGCGATGGCAGGCCGTTCGTACGTCGCGCTGGCGAATTTGGCCATCCGCCACGGTCTCTCAGGTCTCGAATTTGCGACGGGCATTCCCGGTTCGGTCGGCGGCGCCGTCATGATGAACGCAGGCGCGTACGGCCGCGAGACGTGCGAGGTGCTCGCGTGGGCCGAGGTGATGGACGAGACCGGAGCCATCGCGCGGCTCTCGAACGAAGACCTGCGCTTTGGCTACCGCTACAGCGTGCTCAAGGATCGCTTCGGGATCGTGACATGGGCCAAATTTCAGCTCAAGCCAGGCGATCGCGACGAGATGCGGCGCGTGGTTCGCGAGTGGTCCCAACGCCGCATTGCCACCCAGCCGCTCAGCTTTCCGAACTGCGGATCCGTGTTTCGGAATCCCGAGGGCACCCACGCGGCCAGACTCATCGAGGAAGCGGGGCTCAAGGGACTGCGCCGCGGCCAGGCGATGATCAGCGACAAGCACGCGAACTTCATCATCAACCTGGGGAACGCTTCGGCGAGCGATGTGCTGTGGCTGATTCGGCACGCGCAGTCGGTGGTTCGAGAGCGGTTTGGCATCGCCCTTGAAACCGAGGTCCGCGTGCTTGGCGAACCCTTGTTGGGAGGTGCGGACGATGGAATTGCTGCGGATTGA
- a CDS encoding UDP-N-acetylglucosamine 1-carboxyvinyltransferase: MELLRIEGGVPLAGEVRVAGAKNAALPILAATVMVAGRSVVKNVPDLEDVRVMLEILKSLGAKVSMSAGTVTVDASTLSSTQVPSHLMQKMRSPMRRELLIATA, translated from the coding sequence ATGGAATTGCTGCGGATTGAGGGCGGCGTACCGCTGGCCGGCGAAGTGCGGGTGGCGGGCGCGAAGAACGCGGCCCTTCCGATCCTCGCCGCCACCGTCATGGTGGCGGGGCGTTCAGTGGTGAAAAACGTCCCGGATCTCGAGGATGTCCGCGTCATGTTGGAAATCCTGAAGAGTCTTGGCGCAAAGGTGTCCATGTCGGCCGGAACGGTGACGGTCGACGCCTCCACGCTCTCCTCGACGCAGGTTCCCTCACACCTCATGCAGAAGATGAGGTCCCCCATGAGACGCGAATTGCTCATCGCGACCGCCTGA
- a CDS encoding YpdA family putative bacillithiol disulfide reductase: MFEACIIGAGPCGLAVSVELKRRGIPHVVIEKSCIVSTIYRFPTQMVFNSTPERLEIGDIPFYTERAKPTRMEALTYYRTVVRRLELPVRQYEEVTAVEWDDRNGGFRVHSRTLSGRTLETEARAVVVATGYFDHPNMLGVPGENLPHVTHYYRDAHPYYGQRVVIIGGTNSAAEAAIDLHRVGASVTLVHRGPAMSDKIKPWVKPDIQSLLDKRAIDFHFRSRVTEICADHVRVETPEGPLDIPCDHVLALTGYHPDTSFLEKLGVQIDLETGTPAHDETTYETNVPGIYVAGVVVSGFDANRIFIENGRLQAPRIADAIASRMAARVG, encoded by the coding sequence ATGTTCGAAGCGTGTATCATTGGCGCCGGGCCGTGCGGCTTAGCTGTGTCCGTCGAGCTGAAGCGGCGCGGCATTCCCCACGTCGTGATCGAAAAATCCTGCATCGTGTCGACCATCTACCGCTTCCCTACGCAAATGGTGTTCAACTCCACGCCTGAACGCCTCGAGATTGGCGATATCCCGTTTTACACGGAACGAGCCAAACCCACGCGGATGGAGGCGCTGACGTACTACCGGACCGTCGTTCGGCGGCTTGAGTTGCCGGTTCGCCAGTACGAAGAGGTGACAGCCGTCGAGTGGGATGACCGCAACGGGGGATTTCGCGTTCACTCGCGCACCCTCTCCGGGCGGACGCTTGAGACGGAAGCGAGGGCCGTGGTCGTGGCCACGGGTTACTTCGATCATCCCAACATGCTCGGCGTGCCCGGCGAGAACCTGCCCCATGTCACCCACTACTATCGCGACGCCCACCCCTATTACGGGCAGCGCGTGGTCATCATCGGCGGCACCAATTCCGCGGCTGAGGCCGCCATCGATCTCCACCGCGTCGGCGCGAGCGTCACGCTCGTCCACCGGGGCCCGGCCATGTCCGACAAGATCAAGCCGTGGGTGAAGCCCGACATCCAGAGCCTCCTTGACAAACGGGCCATCGACTTCCACTTTCGCTCGCGTGTCACGGAGATCTGCGCGGATCACGTGCGCGTCGAGACACCCGAGGGTCCGCTTGACATTCCGTGCGATCACGTCCTGGCGCTCACGGGCTATCACCCGGACACTTCGTTTCTCGAAAAGCTTGGCGTCCAAATCGATCTGGAGACGGGGACTCCGGCGCACGACGAGACGACATATGAGACCAACGTGCCAGGCATCTACGTGGCGGGCGTGGTGGTGTCCGGATTTGACGCCAACCGCATCTTCATCGAAAACGGCCGCCTGCAAGCCCCCCGCATTGCCGACGCCATCGCATCCAGGATGGCCGCTCGCGTCGGCTAA
- a CDS encoding recombinase family protein, which produces MTERHLALYVRVSTEEQAASGHSLREQEEQLVEYARSHGFPRYELYCDDGYSGKSLNRPAMERLRADIRAGCVLGVVTTRIDRLTRSVADFARLVDEMNLHGVFYRSTRQNFEISTAMGRLVAQMLSVIAEFEREMIAERVHENLLAMAQRGELATKPPFGYRLVNGRLTPDPREARWVREGARLLLTGASPRDVAMEFNALGVRTKTGRLWTDRTVRTLFSNPALAGVSVWNRRKTQGSRRTEREPTEWVCVEGAHEAILSREEFEALRGMLERRRALSPRSQGSKRPLAGIARCGFCGSAMYAGWQVSKRGHERQKRPIYRCGRYVTGGGCTPNQVDASALEMLVVEELLRRVRPELEPVVSAYRAHAASNELRTVQRKRRVALARLSRLAEAYASGVVSEEAFSREQVRLLRVLEACREAEAQAAALSTTDGWDAWVRELCARLAGDPHLERALFLTVVREVRVFRPKRSREVDVDLVLRLE; this is translated from the coding sequence GTGACCGAGCGGCACCTGGCGCTCTACGTGCGGGTTTCGACGGAGGAGCAGGCCGCGTCGGGCCACAGCCTGAGGGAACAAGAGGAGCAGCTCGTCGAATATGCCCGGTCGCACGGATTTCCTCGGTACGAACTGTATTGCGACGACGGGTACTCGGGGAAGTCGCTCAACCGTCCGGCGATGGAGCGCCTGCGCGCCGACATCCGGGCGGGATGCGTGCTCGGCGTGGTGACGACGCGCATCGATCGGCTGACGCGGAGCGTCGCGGACTTCGCGCGCCTTGTCGACGAGATGAACTTGCATGGCGTTTTTTATCGCTCCACGAGGCAGAATTTCGAGATCTCGACGGCGATGGGGCGATTGGTGGCGCAGATGTTGTCCGTGATCGCCGAGTTTGAACGCGAGATGATCGCGGAGCGCGTGCACGAAAACCTCCTCGCGATGGCGCAGCGCGGCGAGCTTGCCACGAAGCCGCCGTTCGGTTATCGGCTGGTCAACGGTCGCTTGACGCCGGATCCGCGTGAGGCCCGATGGGTGCGTGAGGGGGCGCGCCTTCTGTTAACCGGCGCGAGCCCGAGGGACGTCGCCATGGAATTCAACGCCCTCGGCGTGCGGACGAAGACGGGGCGGCTTTGGACGGATCGCACCGTCCGCACGCTCTTTTCCAACCCGGCGTTGGCCGGTGTCTCCGTTTGGAACCGGCGCAAGACGCAGGGCAGTCGGCGAACCGAGCGCGAACCCACCGAGTGGGTGTGCGTCGAGGGAGCGCACGAGGCCATTTTGAGCCGCGAGGAATTCGAAGCCCTGCGAGGCATGCTCGAGCGACGCCGCGCGCTGTCGCCGCGATCGCAGGGCTCGAAACGCCCGCTCGCCGGCATTGCGCGATGCGGCTTCTGCGGAAGCGCGATGTACGCGGGCTGGCAGGTATCAAAGCGGGGCCATGAGCGCCAAAAACGGCCCATCTATCGCTGTGGGCGATACGTCACCGGTGGGGGCTGCACGCCCAATCAGGTGGACGCCAGCGCGCTGGAGATGCTGGTGGTGGAAGAGCTTCTTCGCCGCGTTCGGCCGGAGCTCGAACCGGTGGTGTCGGCCTATCGGGCGCATGCGGCGTCGAACGAGTTGCGCACGGTGCAGCGGAAGCGCCGCGTCGCCCTGGCGCGATTGAGCCGGCTCGCGGAAGCCTACGCGTCGGGCGTGGTGTCCGAGGAGGCGTTTTCCCGCGAGCAGGTTCGTCTTCTGCGCGTGCTTGAGGCGTGTCGGGAGGCGGAGGCGCAAGCGGCCGCCCTGTCGACCACCGACGGGTGGGACGCATGGGTGAGAGAGCTGTGCGCTCGATTGGCTGGCGATCCGCATCTGGAGCGCGCCTTGTTCCTGACCGTCGTGCGGGAAGTGCGGGTGTTTCGCCCCAAGCGGTCTCGCGAGGTGGATGTCGACCTCGTCCTGCGCCTCGAGTGA
- the murA gene encoding UDP-N-acetylglucosamine 1-carboxyvinyltransferase encodes MGSSIFLMGPLMARCGEVTVSKPGGCVIGQRPIDFHLRGLRALGARIEESHGLIRCQAKRLVGTHIVLDFPSVGATENLLMAAVLADGITVIENAAREPEVEDLANFLIAAGAEIHGAGSARIEVRGRSELREASYAVIPDRIVAGTVMAMVAAAGGEVRLVGARADHLGVVLQKLRDAGVRAEVDHDIITVICEETPSSIDIRTAPYPGFPTDLQAPFMAFLTIAKGTSIVQESVFEARFKHVDELVRMGANVSVDLRTAIVRGVPRLSGARVAAADLRGGAALVVAGLAAHGLTEVEGLQHIDRGYEDMAALLRALGARVSRVRSGE; translated from the coding sequence ATGGGGTCTTCCATCTTCCTGATGGGGCCTCTCATGGCGCGATGCGGCGAAGTGACCGTTTCCAAGCCGGGCGGGTGCGTCATCGGCCAGCGGCCCATCGATTTTCACCTTCGGGGTCTCAGGGCGCTTGGAGCGCGGATTGAGGAATCGCATGGGCTCATCCGTTGTCAAGCCAAGCGCCTCGTCGGCACCCACATCGTGCTCGACTTTCCGTCGGTCGGCGCGACCGAGAACTTGCTGATGGCGGCGGTGTTGGCGGACGGGATCACGGTCATTGAAAACGCGGCGCGAGAGCCGGAAGTCGAGGATCTGGCGAACTTCCTGATCGCCGCAGGCGCGGAGATCCATGGGGCCGGATCGGCGCGCATCGAGGTGCGCGGGCGCTCGGAGCTCAGAGAGGCGTCGTACGCGGTCATCCCGGACCGCATCGTCGCGGGCACCGTGATGGCCATGGTCGCCGCGGCCGGGGGAGAGGTTCGGCTTGTGGGCGCCCGCGCGGATCACCTGGGTGTCGTGCTCCAGAAGCTGCGGGACGCGGGTGTTCGCGCGGAGGTGGACCATGATATAATCACAGTTATCTGTGAGGAGACCCCGTCTTCCATTGACATTCGCACTGCGCCTTACCCAGGGTTTCCGACGGATCTTCAGGCGCCTTTCATGGCGTTTTTAACCATAGCCAAGGGCACGAGCATCGTGCAGGAAAGTGTATTTGAAGCCCGCTTCAAGCACGTCGACGAATTGGTGCGAATGGGCGCCAACGTCTCGGTCGACCTGCGCACAGCCATCGTGCGAGGTGTGCCGCGCTTGTCCGGCGCGCGCGTGGCGGCGGCGGACCTTCGAGGGGGCGCGGCGCTCGTCGTGGCGGGGCTCGCGGCCCATGGCCTCACCGAGGTCGAGGGTCTCCAGCACATCGACCGCGGCTATGAAGACATGGCTGCTCTGCTTCGAGCGCTCGGGGCGCGCGTGTCGCGCGTACGGAGCGGCGAGTGA
- a CDS encoding cell division protein FtsQ/DivIB, which translates to MPRQETAEERERRKARNRRIVVSFFAFIGLVAVLESPLARVRHIEVSGNTTIPMAQIVACSGVVYGESLWEVNRKRAASEIVAKLPMVDRAAISVSWPSGTVSIHVHERDVVAVYADPNGFYELMSNGYVYQKIPSAAGLPYPIVTGQDSELSVHQMASAAVSSVCRQLASVPASELTGVSEIHVNGDGTVTIYLDNDFEVLADVANLRGSVAAIQPTIRYFEGKGYRPGVIDLTGSPPYRYTPFSSLPSSNAKTSSASGRGGPVEGTSSKTASHP; encoded by the coding sequence ATGCCACGACAGGAAACGGCAGAAGAGCGCGAGCGTCGGAAGGCGAGAAATCGGCGGATTGTCGTGAGCTTCTTCGCGTTCATCGGGCTTGTGGCGGTGCTGGAGTCGCCGCTCGCCCGCGTGCGCCACATTGAGGTGAGCGGCAACACGACAATTCCGATGGCGCAGATCGTCGCGTGTAGCGGCGTCGTGTACGGCGAGAGCCTGTGGGAAGTGAACCGGAAGCGGGCCGCTTCGGAGATCGTCGCGAAGTTGCCCATGGTCGATCGCGCCGCCATCTCCGTCTCGTGGCCATCTGGAACCGTGTCGATCCACGTCCACGAGCGGGACGTGGTCGCTGTGTACGCAGATCCAAACGGGTTCTACGAGCTCATGTCAAACGGCTACGTGTATCAAAAGATCCCCTCGGCGGCGGGGCTCCCGTATCCCATCGTGACAGGCCAAGACTCGGAGCTCTCCGTGCACCAGATGGCCTCGGCCGCAGTCTCTTCGGTCTGTCGCCAACTCGCTTCGGTTCCCGCGAGCGAGTTGACCGGGGTGTCCGAAATTCACGTGAACGGAGATGGCACGGTCACCATCTATCTCGACAACGACTTCGAAGTGCTGGCGGACGTGGCGAATCTGCGAGGTTCGGTGGCCGCCATCCAGCCGACCATCCGCTATTTTGAGGGGAAGGGCTACCGTCCGGGCGTGATCGACCTGACCGGATCGCCGCCCTATCGATACACCCCGTTTTCGTCGCTGCCCAGTTCGAACGCAAAGACCTCGTCGGCTTCTGGCCGAGGCGGGCCTGTCGAGGGGACAAGCTCGAAAACCGCCTCGCATCCCTGA
- a CDS encoding DUF881 domain-containing protein has translation MNAHGRVIASLTVVAVALGYMLTVSYRQNHAAAALGVLVSGNSAVNRQLAERLSELKQSNQEAQQQLASLTQEIAQYEQISAGSTDSVQALQQRMTGERILAGLTPVHGPGIQVTLNDGSAGGSDVEQILAHDWTLRNLVNELFTAGAEAVAINDYRVLATSSIECQGPVVSVNGHRLGAPFTVVAIGDPAVLSSALEIQGGILDAMRQEGLQVSTPEVENDIHIPAYTNSLQG, from the coding sequence GTGAACGCGCACGGACGCGTCATCGCATCGCTCACGGTGGTCGCGGTGGCATTGGGCTACATGCTGACGGTGAGTTACCGGCAAAATCATGCGGCGGCCGCCCTGGGCGTCCTCGTCAGCGGGAATTCGGCGGTGAACCGTCAGCTGGCGGAGCGGCTCAGCGAACTGAAGCAGTCGAACCAAGAGGCTCAACAACAGCTTGCCTCGTTGACGCAGGAGATCGCGCAGTATGAGCAGATCTCGGCCGGATCGACCGACTCCGTTCAAGCGCTCCAGCAGCGGATGACGGGCGAACGCATCCTGGCGGGGCTCACGCCGGTTCACGGGCCGGGCATCCAGGTCACGCTGAACGACGGCAGCGCGGGCGGGAGCGACGTGGAGCAGATCCTCGCGCACGACTGGACGCTTCGCAACCTGGTCAACGAGCTGTTCACCGCCGGGGCGGAGGCTGTGGCCATCAACGATTATCGGGTCCTCGCCACATCCTCCATCGAATGCCAGGGTCCCGTGGTCTCCGTCAATGGCCATCGCCTCGGCGCCCCGTTCACGGTGGTGGCGATTGGCGACCCGGCGGTGCTTTCCTCCGCGCTCGAAATCCAGGGCGGCATTCTCGATGCGATGCGGCAGGAGGGGCTGCAGGTCTCGACGCCTGAGGTCGAGAACGATATCCACATTCCGGCCTACACCAATTCACTGCAGGGGTGA
- a CDS encoding DUF881 domain-containing protein: MPARSNRSLVWVATATVAALGFMVTVDLTAEAPVGSGNTSYIDLRTQVSEQAQEHILLEQQISKLEAQLAEYRAASGSQKELRQVLARDERQLAAEAGLTPVTGPGITITIQPDAKLGASPAQMALFPQQADQWLDEVVNVLFGNGATAIAINGQRLVGTSSIRLVEVNGIGSVHVNGRPIEEPYVMQAVGNVQQMETGLAVNVLQGYFEAMGEDFIVRAYPSSDGVTVPAYAGPLPGQYAKEGNG; the protein is encoded by the coding sequence ATGCCGGCTCGCTCCAACCGAAGCCTGGTCTGGGTGGCGACTGCCACCGTGGCGGCGCTGGGCTTCATGGTGACGGTTGATCTGACGGCGGAGGCGCCCGTCGGATCGGGAAACACGAGTTACATCGACCTGCGCACGCAGGTCTCCGAACAGGCGCAGGAACACATCCTCCTCGAACAGCAGATTTCGAAGCTCGAGGCCCAGCTCGCGGAGTACAGGGCCGCGAGCGGCAGCCAGAAGGAGCTCAGGCAGGTGCTGGCGCGGGATGAGCGCCAGCTGGCGGCCGAGGCCGGCCTCACGCCCGTCACCGGCCCCGGGATCACCATCACCATTCAGCCGGATGCCAAGCTGGGCGCGAGCCCTGCTCAGATGGCGCTGTTTCCTCAACAAGCGGATCAGTGGTTGGACGAGGTCGTCAATGTCCTGTTCGGCAACGGGGCCACGGCCATCGCCATCAATGGCCAACGCTTGGTCGGCACCTCGTCCATCCGGCTCGTCGAGGTGAACGGAATCGGCAGCGTGCACGTGAACGGCAGGCCCATCGAAGAGCCGTACGTGATGCAGGCGGTGGGCAACGTGCAGCAGATGGAAACGGGGCTGGCGGTGAACGTCTTGCAAGGCTATTTTGAGGCGATGGGCGAGGATTTCATCGTTCGCGCCTACCCCTCTTCCGACGGCGTGACCGTGCCCGCCTACGCAGGACCGTTGCCTGGGCAATACGCGAAGGAGGGAAACGGCTGA
- a CDS encoding small basic family protein has protein sequence MYWLPVLGLAVGIGLGLVTNVVIPVAFTSYLSIAILAALDTVVGGIRASLDKTFDSAVFLSGFFTNTLVAALLAYIGNQLGVDLYLAAVVAFGVRLFQNIAVIRRHVFTLIRQRRVARRMASTKD, from the coding sequence ATGTACTGGCTGCCCGTTTTAGGCTTGGCCGTTGGCATCGGGCTCGGCTTGGTGACCAACGTCGTCATCCCTGTCGCGTTTACGAGCTACCTGTCGATCGCCATCCTTGCCGCGCTGGACACCGTCGTGGGCGGCATTCGGGCCAGTCTCGACAAGACGTTCGACAGCGCCGTGTTTCTCTCCGGCTTTTTCACCAACACGTTGGTCGCCGCCCTGTTGGCCTACATCGGGAACCAGCTCGGCGTGGATTTGTATTTGGCGGCGGTTGTGGCCTTTGGCGTCCGCCTGTTTCAAAACATCGCCGTGATCCGTCGGCACGTGTTCACGCTCATCCGGCAGCGGCGAGTGGCTCGGCGCATGGCGTCCACCAAGGATTGA
- the ftsA gene encoding cell division protein FtsA, with amino-acid sequence MAKEDYIVSLDIGTSKVRVIIGESTGNNLNIIGVGSASSQGLRHGAIVDIDKTVDSIREAVDHAERMVGIRIPSAYVGISGEHIQLHSSHGVVAVSSADREITDEDIERVLQQARVVALPPEREVIDVVAKEFVVDGLRGIMDPRGMLGVRLEVDAYLITGSRTAIHNIVRCVERAGLEVANLVLAPMAASQIALTQDERKLGVALVDVGAGVTSVSVFANGVLMGTSIIPIGGDYVTQDIAIGLRTNTVAAEQVKLRHACAMVEQASEHETFRVPRMGSNKEAEFTQYDLATIIEPRMQEIFGLVRKEVEKMGYADELPAGYVFHGGVMSTPSAAELAGEELQAPVRIAVPEFLGVRDPSFVNGVGMIVYAARTGLRPSSADYNAGARQVRSSNHVGVFARIKDWLRDFV; translated from the coding sequence TTGGCCAAGGAGGACTACATCGTCAGTCTCGACATCGGCACTTCGAAGGTGCGAGTCATCATCGGAGAGTCGACCGGAAACAACTTGAACATCATTGGAGTGGGCTCCGCCTCGAGTCAAGGACTGCGCCACGGTGCGATTGTCGATATTGACAAAACGGTTGATTCAATCCGCGAAGCGGTCGATCACGCCGAGCGCATGGTGGGCATTCGCATCCCATCCGCGTACGTGGGCATTTCGGGGGAGCACATTCAACTGCACAGCTCTCACGGGGTGGTCGCGGTGTCTTCGGCGGACCGCGAGATCACGGATGAAGATATTGAACGCGTTTTGCAGCAAGCGCGAGTCGTGGCGCTGCCTCCGGAACGCGAGGTCATTGACGTGGTTGCCAAGGAGTTTGTCGTCGACGGCCTGCGCGGGATCATGGATCCGCGCGGGATGCTCGGCGTGCGGCTGGAGGTGGATGCGTACCTCATCACCGGAAGCCGCACCGCCATTCACAACATTGTCCGATGTGTGGAGCGCGCGGGACTGGAAGTGGCGAATCTCGTGCTCGCGCCCATGGCCGCGAGCCAAATCGCGCTCACCCAGGACGAACGCAAGTTGGGCGTCGCCTTGGTGGACGTGGGCGCGGGCGTGACGTCGGTCAGCGTGTTCGCCAACGGCGTTCTGATGGGGACGAGCATCATCCCCATTGGCGGCGACTACGTGACGCAGGACATCGCCATCGGGTTGCGCACCAACACGGTCGCGGCTGAACAAGTGAAACTCCGTCACGCCTGCGCGATGGTGGAGCAGGCGTCCGAGCACGAGACCTTTCGGGTACCCCGAATGGGGAGCAACAAGGAGGCCGAGTTCACGCAGTACGATCTCGCCACCATCATCGAGCCTCGCATGCAGGAGATATTCGGCTTAGTGCGAAAAGAAGTAGAAAAGATGGGCTATGCCGACGAGCTGCCCGCGGGTTACGTGTTTCACGGCGGCGTCATGTCGACGCCTTCCGCGGCCGAGTTGGCGGGAGAAGAACTGCAGGCGCCTGTGCGCATCGCCGTTCCAGAGTTCCTCGGGGTGCGCGATCCGTCATTCGTCAACGGGGTCGGCATGATTGTGTATGCCGCGCGCACGGGGCTTCGACCAAGCTCGGCGGATTACAACGCTGGCGCTCGTCAGGTTCGTTCGTCCAATCACGTCGGCGTATTTGCACGAATCAAAGATTGGCTGCGCGATTTCGTGTGA
- the ftsZ gene encoding cell division protein FtsZ translates to MLEFDFETDSLANIKVIGVGGGGCNAVNRMIESGVKGVEFIVVNTDAQALKLSKAETKLQIGEKLTRGLGAGANPEIGKKAAEESREMLANALKGADMVFVTAGMGGGTGTGAAPVIAEIAKELGALTVGVVTKPFRFEQRRRMIQAEQGVNELKQKVDTLIVIPNDRLLEIVDRNTPVLEAFREADNVLRQGVSGISDLIATPALINVDFADVKAIMTERGSALMGIGIASGENRAAEAAKKAISSPLLETSIDGARGILMHVAGGTNLSLWEVNEAADIVSMTADPDVNMIFGAAIDPNLEDEIVVTVIATGFDGSNQQQQARQNHLHHEPHDNVVRGTVQRHPSAQDPVINVPNTGNPWEIPAFMRRQNSRFGRDR, encoded by the coding sequence GTGCTGGAATTCGATTTTGAAACTGATTCCCTTGCCAATATTAAGGTGATCGGCGTCGGCGGCGGCGGGTGCAATGCGGTGAACCGGATGATCGAATCGGGCGTCAAGGGCGTGGAGTTTATTGTCGTGAACACGGATGCCCAGGCGCTCAAGCTGTCGAAGGCCGAGACGAAGCTTCAGATTGGCGAAAAGTTGACCCGCGGCTTGGGCGCGGGCGCGAATCCCGAGATTGGCAAGAAGGCGGCGGAAGAGAGCCGTGAAATGCTGGCCAACGCGCTCAAAGGCGCCGACATGGTGTTTGTCACGGCTGGGATGGGCGGCGGCACGGGGACGGGCGCCGCGCCGGTCATCGCCGAGATCGCGAAGGAACTCGGCGCGCTCACGGTGGGCGTCGTCACGAAGCCGTTCCGCTTTGAGCAGCGCCGCCGCATGATTCAGGCCGAGCAAGGCGTCAACGAGCTGAAGCAGAAGGTCGACACGCTGATCGTGATCCCGAACGACCGGCTTCTCGAGATCGTGGACCGCAACACGCCTGTCCTGGAGGCGTTCCGAGAGGCGGACAACGTCCTGCGGCAGGGCGTGTCGGGCATTTCGGATCTCATCGCGACGCCCGCCCTCATCAACGTGGACTTCGCGGACGTCAAGGCTATCATGACGGAGCGCGGCTCCGCCCTCATGGGCATCGGCATCGCCTCTGGCGAAAACCGGGCCGCGGAGGCCGCGAAGAAGGCCATCTCGTCTCCGCTCCTGGAAACGTCCATCGACGGCGCTCGCGGCATCCTCATGCACGTCGCGGGCGGGACGAATCTCAGCCTCTGGGAGGTCAACGAGGCCGCGGATATCGTCTCGATGACCGCGGATCCGGATGTCAACATGATCTTCGGTGCGGCCATCGATCCGAATCTGGAAGACGAGATTGTCGTCACCGTGATTGCGACGGGATTCGATGGTTCCAATCAACAGCAGCAGGCGCGGCAGAATCACCTGCACCACGAGCCGCACGACAACGTGGTGCGAGGGACCGTGCAGCGCCATCCGTCGGCGCAGGACCCGGTCATCAATGTGCCGAACACGGGGAATCCGTGGGAGATTCCGGCGTTCATGCGCCGCCAGAACAGCAGGTTTGGGCGCGACCGCTGA